The following proteins are encoded in a genomic region of Pyrus communis chromosome 11, drPyrComm1.1, whole genome shotgun sequence:
- the LOC137749534 gene encoding isocitrate dehydrogenase [NADP]-like, which produces MAFQKIKVANPIVEMDGDEMTRVFWKSIKDKLILPFVELDIKYFDLGLPHRDATDDKVTVESAEATLKYNVAIKCATITPDEARMTEFSLKSMWRSPNGTIRNILNGTVFREPILCKNIPRLIPGWTKPICIGRHAFGDQYRATDAVIKGPGKLKLVFVPEGKDEKTELDVYDFTGEGGVALAMYNTDESIRAFAEASMTTAYEKKWPLYLSTKNTILKKYDGRFKDIFQEVYEANWKSKFEAAGIWYEHRLIDDMVAYALKSDGAYVWACKNYDGDVQSDMLAQGFGSLGLMTSVLVCPDGKTIEAEAAHGTVTRHYRVHQKGGETSTNSIASIFAWTRGLAHRAKLDDNARLLEFTQKLEEACIGTVESGKMTKDLALILHGSKLARNHYLNTEEFIDAVANELKAKLAC; this is translated from the exons ATGGCTTTCCAGAAGATCAAGGTTGCCAACCCCATCGTCGAGATGGACG GAGATGAAATGACAAGAGTTTTCTGGAAATCCATTAAGGACAAG CTTATCTTACCATTTGTGGAATTGGACATCAAGTACTTTGACCTTGGCCTTCCTCATCGTGATGCCACTGATGACAAGGTTACTGTTGAAAGTGCTGAGGCTACTCTCAA GTACAATGTAGCAATCAAGTGTGCGACTATTACTCCAG ATGAAGCTCGTATGACGGAGTTTAGCTTGAAGAGTATGTGGAGGAGTCCCAATGGGACTATTAGGAATATTTTGAATG GTACTGTTTTCAGAGAACCAATTCTTTGCAAAAACATCCCTCGCCTTATCCCAG GCTGGACAAAGCCGATATGCATTGGAAGACATGCTTTTGGTGATCAGTATCGAGCAACTGATGCAGTCATTAAAGGACCGGGGAAACTGAaattggtgtttg TGCCAGAAGGAAAGGATGAGAAGACAGAGCTAGACGTGTATGACTTTACAGGGGAGGGGGGAGTAGCATTGGCCATGTACAACACCGATGAG TCCATCCGTGCTTTTGCAGAGGCTTCCATGACCACTGCTTATGAGAAAAAGTGGCCTCTTTATCTTAGCACAAAAAATACTATTCTGAAGAAGTATGATGGAAG ATTCAAGGACATATTTCAAGAAGTTTATGAAGCTAACTGGAAATCAAAGTTTGAAGCTGCTGGCATATG GTATGAGCATCGTCTCATTGATGATATGGTGGCTTATGCACTTAAAAGTGATGGTGCGTATGTTTGGGCATGCAAGAATTATGATGGAGATGTGCAAAGTGATATGTTAGCTCAAG GGTTTGGATCTCTTGGATTGATGACATCCGTACTG GTGTGCCCAGATGGAAAAACTATTGAAGCCGAAGCTGCCCATGGTACAGTTACTCGGCACTACAGGGTTCACCAGAAGGGAGGCGAAACGAGTACAAACAGCATTGCTTCCATCTTTGCTTGGACAAGAGGGCTTGCACACAG GGCTAAGTTGGATGACAATGCAAGACTTTTGGAGTTCACTCAAAAACTCGAAGAAGCTTGTATTGGGACTGTGGAATCGGGGAAAATGACCAAGGATCTTGCACTAATTCTTCACGGATCCAA GCTGGCTAGGAACCACTACTTGAACACTGAAGAGTTCATTGATGCTGTGGCCAACGAACTGAAAGCTAAGCTTGCTTGCTAG